A single region of the Thunnus maccoyii chromosome 10, fThuMac1.1, whole genome shotgun sequence genome encodes:
- the tomm40 gene encoding mitochondrial import receptor subunit TOM40 homolog, with protein sequence MGSVLAAASPSPAPAAAGGGQGVPGLVSVPPGFTMPPVSSVPPASDQQTADADSSLPNPGTYEECHRKCKEVFPLQMEGVRLVVNKGLSNHFQVSHTVTLSTLADSGYRFGATYVGSKQTGPTESFPVMVGDMDNTGSLNAQIIHQLTTAVRSKIAIQTQQHKFVNWQCDMEYRGENFTSAVTLGNPDILVGSGILVAHYLQSITPSLALGGELVYHKRPGEEGTVTSLLGRYTGDNYVATLTLGGAGAHATYYHKANDQLQVGVEFEASTRMQDTTTSFGYQLDVPKANLLFKGTVDSNWVVGATLEKKLLPLPLTLALGAFLNHRKNKFQCGFSVTIG encoded by the exons ATGGGCAGTGTGTTGGCTGCCGCCTCCCCCAGTCCGGCACCAGCCGCAGCTGGAGGTGGTCAAGGGGTCCCAGGGTTGGTGTCCGTCCCTCCAGGGTTCACCATGCCCCCAGTGTCTTCCGTCCCTCCAGCATCTGACCAGCAGACAGCAGATGCGGATTCCTCACTCCCAAACCCAGGCACATATGAAGAGTGTCACCGCAAATGTAAAG aGGTGTTCCCTCTGCAGATGGAAGGGGTGCGGTTAGTGGTCAACAAGGGCCTGAGTAACCACTTTCAGGTCAGCCATACGGTTACCCTCAGTACCCTGGCTGATTCTGGTTATCGATTTGGTGCCACCTACGTAGGCAGTAAACAGACTGGACCAACAGAG TCATTCCCAGTCATGGTCGGAGATATGGACAATACTGGCAGTCTGAATGCCCAGATCATCCACCAGCTTACGACGGCTGTGCGCTCCAAAATAGCCATCCAG aCTCAGCAGCATAAGTTTGTGAATTGGCAGTGTGACATGGAGTACCGTGGTGAAAACTTCACCTCCGCTGTGACACTCGGAAACCCAGACATACTTGTTGGATCTG GCATTTTGGTGGCCCACTATCTCCAGTCTATCACACCATCGCTGGCTCTGGGTGGTGAGCTAGTATACCACAAGAGACCAGGGGAGGAAGGAACTGTCACCTCCCTCTTGGGCAGGTACACAG GTGACAACTATGTAGCTACATTGACTTTGGGAGGAGCAGGAGCCCATGCTACATACTATCACAAAGCCAATGATCAG TTGCAGGTAGGAGTTGAATTTGAAGCCAGCACAAGGATGCAAGACACCACAACATCTTTTGGTTACCAGCTGGATGTTCCCAAAGCTAACTTGCTCTTTAAAG GTACGGTTGACAGTAATTGGGTGGTTGGGGCAACCCTTGAAAAGAAGCTGTTGCCATTGCCTCTCACACTGGCCCTAGGGGCTTTCCTCAACCACCGCAAGAACAAGTTCCAGTGTGGCTTCAGTGTCACCATTGGCTAG
- the ddx61 gene encoding probable ATP-dependent RNA helicase ddx6: protein MATARTANPSPMIGLNKPANGQLRGQTKPAGQQLGPLSTAQLPSAPQKKSSIPQSSGGIKFGDDWKKCLELPPKDNRMKTSDVTSTKGNEFEDYCLKRELLMGIFEMGWEKPSPIQEESIPIALSGRDILARAKNGTGKSGAYLIPLLERIDIKKDHIQAIVMVPTRELALQMSQISIQLSKHLGGVKVMVTTGGTNLRDDIMRLDETVHVVIATPGRILDLIKKGLAKVDKTQMMVMDEADKLLSQDFVVLIEDIISFLPKGRQILLYSATFPISVQKFMNKHLQKPYEINLMEELTLKGITQYYAYVTERQKVHCLNTLFSRLQINQSIIFCNSTQRVELLAKKITQLGYSCFYIHAKMMQEYRNRVFHDFRNGLCRNLVCTDLFTRGIDIQAVNVVINFDFPKNAETYLHRIGRSGRFGHLGLAINLITSDDRYNLKNIEDQLITDIKPIPGSIDKSLYVAEFHSVDPDDDGDDCSGAKNKELGAA, encoded by the exons ATGGCCACAGCAAGAACCGCAAACCCATCACCAATGATTGGATTGAATAAACCAGCAAATGGACAACTCAGAGGACAGACCAAGCCAGCTGGCCAACAGTTGGGACCTCTTTCAACTGCCCAACTGCCCAGTGCCCCCCAGAAAAAGAGCAGCATTCCTCAGAGCAGTGGGGGCATCAA GTTTGGTGATGACTGGAAAAAGTGCCTGGAGCTTCCTCCAAAAGACAACAGAATGAAAACCTCG GATGTGACGTCAACGAAGGGAAATGAATTTGAAGACTACTGCCTAAAGCGGGAACTTCTAATGGGAATCTTTGAAATGGGATGGGAGAAACCCTCCCCTATACAG GAGGAAAGCATCCCCATCGCTCTGTCAGGCAGAGACATTTTGGCTCGGGCAAAGAATGGCACAGGAAAAAGTGGAGCCTACCTCATCCCTCTCCTGGAGAGGATAGACATAAAGAAGGATCATATTCAGG CCATAGTAATGGTCCCCACAAGAGAGTTGGCCCTGCAGATGAGCCAGATCAGCATTCAGCTCAGCAAGCACCTTGGAGGGGTCAAGGTCATGGTTACCACTGGGGGAACCAACTTGAGGGATGACATCATGCGTCTCGATGAGACAG TACATGTAGTGATTGCTACACCAGGCAGGATACTAGACCTGATCAAGAAGGGTCTGGCAAAAGTGGATAAGACACAAATGATGGTGATGGATGAG GCAGATAAGCTCCTGTCCCAGGATTTTGTGGTCCTGATTGAAGATATTATCAGCTTCTTACCGAAGGGTCGTCAGATTCTGCTTTACTCTGCCACTTTCCCCATCAGTGTGCAAAAATTCATG AATAAGCACCTGCAGAAGCCTTATGAGATCAACTTGATGGAGGAATTGACCTTGAAGGGCATCACCCAGTATTATGCCTATGTGACTGAAAGACAGAAGGTCCACTGTCTCAACACGCTCTTTTCTAGG CTTCagatcaatcagtcaatcatcTTCTGTAACTCCACCCAGAGGGTTGAACTTCTGGCTAAGAAAATAACTCAGCTGGGCTATTCGTGCTTCTACATTCATGCAAAGATGATGCAGGAGTACAGGAACCGTGTGTTCCATGACTTCAGGAATGGATTGTGCAGAAACCTGGTCTGCACAG ACCTATTCACTCGGGGAATCGACATCCAGGCAGTAAACGTGGTCATCAATTTTGACTTTCCCAAAAATGCAGAGACCTACCTTCACCGCATTGGCAGATCAG gGCGTTTTGGTCACCTGGGTCTGGCCATCAATCTGATAACTTCAGATGACAGATACAACCTGAAGAACATTGAGGACCAGCTGATTACTGACATCAAGCCAATCCCTGGCAGCATCGATAAGAGCCTGTATGTTGCAGAGTTTCACTCTGTTGAccctgatgatgatggtgatgactGCAGTGGAGCCAAAAACAAAGAACTGGGAGCAGCCTGA